The Cottoperca gobio chromosome 5, fCotGob3.1, whole genome shotgun sequence region AACGTAATGatgtagtgtttgtgtgcaaagaatcctgtgtttcatgtttcaagaCATTTAAGTAAAATATGTGGAATGACAAACTGGCACAATGAAATGCCAAATGATATGCCTTAAACTACTTGCATGCATGTTACACTATGGATTGAAAATGACGTGGTTGTGGAGAGCTGGTTGCAGTATGTTTcctgctttctgtttttatcatgaGTTGTGGTAATGGCCAGTGAATTTGTTTTTCCCAATAGTCTCCACCCAGTCTTTTATGATTGCACTTTTATGACTGGATATGAATCACATTTACGGATATCACACTGCTTCACAGCTGTGTCTGTGATTCAAATGTTTGATGAAATAAAACTTGTCATTAATATATCTGATCATTTCTCTGTTTAAACTTTACAGTAGCTGTGTAACTTCTGGTATGAGGTGGTcagtattttcaaaataaacgtTGACCAACACACAGCACCATAAAATGTCTGACTACAGGCTTTTAATGAAGCATTTTTACTGTGCCTATTATGGTGAAGACACCTAACGTGCAATCAAAGTTCAAAGAAATGGCTACAGCATGATAGACGTTGTAGATATTTGactttacttcctgtttgtcaCATCTGACACGTTTGCCTTCTCCCTTAGTATCTCTCTTTCTTAATTTTAGATTAGGGTAATTTGAAGTAAGGATTGGTTATGTTAAATAAGGTCTGCTAGAACCTAGCTTAAACTAAGCTAATCGAGCTCAAACCGGAGATACTCTTCCTTTTTAGCTACACGTTCGCGTCGCGTATCCATATGTTAGTCTAACCTTGGCTATGTTATGCTAGGTTACGATGAATTAGGTTGGGTTAGGATGATGCACAATACTATTTAACTATTTAGTTGAATAAAAGTGAacttcttttagttcacccctctcctttctctgactgtaggtgtgtgtgtacctgctcaCAGTGGCAACCAGGTCAAGTgctcgtggctgtgcctgcctTAAGTTGTCCCGAGGTTTAGCAGGGGGATCTGACCCGTCATGGACCAACCCGTCTTCCATACTTGCCtgttttttgaaaacatttttcttcttttatttaccTCTCAAGCTatttgcctgttttttttttttttaaccctttgataCACAAGCTATGCATACCCCTTCTAAGGTACAATATGGGTCCAAAAGGACCCGTATTCGTTTCATGTGTTATCTCATGCATGgctcagtgtttctttgctatatttttttaaatcaatttatttaattatttaatattccaagtattcattgACTATCTTGCTTTTGattaccacaaatcattattttcattcccCCCTTTCCTtatttatgaactaaaatagtttttgtagaACAAAATCAGGTTCACACACATGGGTTTCAAATGACCCCTGTGTGccaagtgtgataacaatgaaaaaaagacatactataacaataatattgttaaaatttattattttagcagTGGTTTgtaccaaacaatacatttaatatttgaaatctttatttgtcactttgctgaaataattattttcaacaatattattattatagtatgtctttttttcattgttatcacacttggAAGACAGACTAGGGGTCATCTGTGACtcatgtgtgtaaacctgatgtagtaatacagcaactattttagttcataaattaagaaagagGGAATGAAAAAAATTATTTGTGGTAatcaaaactaaaatatttaatgaatacttggaatattacaaaaacacagtcacagCGTTCTCGCACACTGCACCTGCTCACAGTGGCAACCAGGTCAAGTgctcgtggctgtgcctgcctTAGGTTGTCCCGAAGTTTAGCAGGGGGATCTGACCCGTCATGGGCCAACCAGTCTTCCATACTTGCCTGTTTTTACtaaagtacttgtactttacgtTTGCATTACTTTTTTATGGTACgtaatacttctactccataATGATTTATAACAAAATAGTTTTACTACACTGCATTTTACTGACCGATACATTGCGctctagttacttttcagatttaaattttacattaaaaacatttcgtCAGGAGACGAACTGTAGGTTGGGAACAACTGGACTATAATATCTAACTGTATACAACATAGTTTTTAAACCACAGTAAACATTGATGCATCAGTAAGAACAATGTCATTTATTATAATGCAGTAATAAGTCAAAAGGGCTAAAATTCTGCAAACAAGTACTTTTACCTTCCTTACATTTAGttgataataattattttcgTATGCATGActttgtaatggagtatttttttattgttgctaTTGGTACttgaataaagaatataaatactttGTCCACCACTGGTTTAAAGTGACAGTGTATCTATAGAAGGCACTGCAtacttttatgacattttatgtgTAAGAATATAAGACTTTCTTACCAGAATGTAGGAGGGAGCGCTCTACCTGAACGGTTGATTCGATGTCTGTGGAGTCTCTCTGTTTAGTGAGAATGCAGATATGTATTCCTGAAAGCATCCTCTTCAACATGCTTCTGatactctctcttcttcctctccttgaaAAACATCAGGTGTACAATCTGATGCAACAAGAGAAACTAGGGCTGTCCTCGACTAAAGACATTCTTAGTTGACTAACACTTGTACGATTTTGTCGACAAATAGATACgttgatttaaaatgacagatctgtaaaactgagtttctctgCAAAACATGATGCAAAAGCTGTTTTTACCAGAGCTCATAAATTACTTGGAAATAACTCATTCCAGATGAAATAATTACTAAAGTAATCTTAGTCGTCCAAGACCAAAACGACTAATTAGTAGACTAATTGACTGAGAGGGGGCAGACCTAAGAGAAACAAGCTTGTTTTTCACAGTTACATGTACATTTTCACACAGATTAGAGAAATATATGTGAGCCACCGCATGCAGCACGGGTTATTTATGGACAAATCTGTGCAACTTTATTAGCATCAATGCCTGTAAAATATCTAATTGACAGTGCCAGTATATGGACCCGTACACATTTATCATGGATGTCAGACTATTATACATACGTGGATGTTCAATCTGCTTTATTACACTGATGCAAGCCACATGCTTAGGAGGTCAAGAAACAGGGTTGCACAAGTCATACAAACGGCATTATCCTTGGAATATTACTATACATGAACTGCACAGATTTTTAAAATTGATACAAAACTGAATTGTGATTTCAAAGTCAACAAAAGCTCATTATTGGTTATGTACAGATGAGCCCACTATTAACTATTTGTCTATTATCACTGTGTCACAGATGTGCCTTTTTTGCTGGGCTTTAGCAGTGTAAATGGATACTCTGGACATGCTTTAGAGAGGTAACTCATGTGTTTATAAGTAAACCGTCGTCTGAGGATAGAAAACAGTCACAGTAATTTGTAGCAGGAGCTGCCACTTGTAAACAATGAGGGAGACAATCTCCCTCTTTACATTATTCACATGAAGTGTGATGTTTTCTGTGCAGATGTAAGTGAAAACCATGGGAACAGAAATTACATGCTGCAATGGTTGCATACTTTTGTCTTGAACAAACCCTGTATTTGCAGTTAACAGTTATTGCTGCTACTAGTTTCTGACAGGATCAACGTCAGACATGAGTTGGAATGTATTTGttccaacaaataaaacacatacataAAGCTAAATTATTGTCTGAATCTGAATTAGAAATACCCATTATCAAAATAAAGTTCCAGTTAGATTAGAAAAAAGAATATTCATGTAATAATACGGATCTAAATGAACCTTCAGTAATGATTTGTATGATTTTTGTAAACTTTCAGAGataaaatgttagttttttcTACTAGTTTCACAGAGAGCACATTAGCACACATACGACATCATGCACTGTGTTGAATTGTACAAACATAGAGCACTTTTCCCTAACAGTGCAAACCAGTTTGAAAAAGACATCCAGTTGTAACAGTGGATGTCAATTAtcaagaacagagagagacacagagagagaccgtTACTTATGAAACTACAAGAAATACAACATTCAGCAAACAACACGTCTGACAGAGAAAGAGTAAAATACTACAtctaatacagtacagtacaatacTTGTATATACAATGGGTGTACTTTGACACCTTTAATGCCTTTTTTATGACCatcttcttttgttctttgacaaactttcctcctctctgatcACCCTGATTGCCCTGGTTTAAAATGCAGAAGTGCCACTCATACAAAGCGAAAAGACACGGCTACATTTGATTGGAGTAGGAGGTGGGCCCGCCCACCTGGCTGTATTCAGACGGCTGGTCAAAGTTTTCCTGGGTGTTGGAGTTCCCTGACTGGTCAAAGCTTCCCTGGTTGTAGGGCTGCTGGTCAAAGGTGCCGGACTGTTTCTCAGATGCCCCGCCTGCTAACCTTGAAGCACCCTTGTGCCAACCGGTCTCCTTAAAGACAAACCAGATGTTCCCAGCCCATAGAACAAAGTTGAGAAAACCAAAAGccttgagaaaaaaacaaacaagacaaagcGTTATAAAGCAAATCAGACTTTGTcatacacacttatttcacaatgtagaaacaataggtcttatatgtgttggcctaaatataaataaaacaatcattaaaacaaaataaatctgtcaaagcgcatggtgggaaatattagagtgtgacacatcaaaggctctctgctagtgtgaaggagaatagcttcttacaaggactaaataaatgttcacagagtgataacagtgatactacgtgttatagaggggatatgaactcaggtgtgccctgagattttggcttggtctttggtgtgccttggccacagaaagtttgggaaccactgctttaaCTGATACTTCAACTTCCCTCAACGCTTACACTTTGAAACTTCAAGTTCTTTCAGCACTGTTTTAGTGTCTTTATTCCAACTGACACTTCAACTACAACTGTATCAGTATTTCAACTGCTTAAAATGTTTCAACTGCTTAATTTCAGcagcaagaacacacacattttcttcaaAAAATTGCCCTTTtcaagttaatttatttattcatcccCAGTGTTTGTGACACACATCCTGTGAACCTACCACTGAGGTGTTGAGGCCCGACCAGCGTGCTCCATGCACAGAGCCACACTTGTTGCTCTGGACTTTGCAtgcagagatgaggagctgCACTTCATCTGGATCAGTGGACATTTTCACATCAGACAGAGCCTTGGCCCAAGCAGAGGAACTGACCAGCCACATGAAGGAGAACACCACTGTCACGACAAAGTCCTGATGGCGTGTAAGAGAGAAGAGACCGGGTCAAGCTCTAGAAACCATAACATTATTTTGTCACTACATTGTGAAAGCAATGGTTGAATAATGGGGTTTATGATTCTGTATAAAATGGAAACAGAGGTAAAGAGTAAATTGATTGTAAAATGTTGGGTCCGCTGTCCTCGGCCCGCTGTACTCACAATGAGAGGTCCTAGGTTGTTTTCATGGTACTTGTTCTGAAAGAAGATGTAGACAATGGTGGCCATCAGGGAATACAGGAAGGCAAAGACGGCAATGGTGACGAAGAACTCTGCAGACGACGAATAGTCTCCGATGAGGAACACACGCTCACTCCTAATGCCCTCACACACGGGCGCTTCAAAGGACACCTGGTGCAACCTGATACACAcaggaggaggtgcaggggTCAAATCCTACTCACTACACAAAAGGGTTTCTGAAGCATTATTTTGACAGGATATGTTTTACTCACTAGTTAATGATGACACAGCGATTACTTTGTCTTCCCTGTCTTTAACTTGTGCTTGTCTGACATCCTCTGACTATTAACATAATACATCAAGTAGTTGGGAAAGACTGGAAGCAATAATTACAGTTTACAGATAATACCAGTgagtt contains the following coding sequences:
- the synpra gene encoding synaptoporin, with translation MDTADQLASAGTFQVLKLPLGFIRVLEWLFAIFAFATCGGYSGQLRVSVDCMEKARSNLSIGVDFAYPFRLHQVSFEAPVCEGIRSERVFLIGDYSSSAEFFVTIAVFAFLYSLMATIVYIFFQNKYHENNLGPLIDFVVTVVFSFMWLVSSSAWAKALSDVKMSTDPDEVQLLISACKVQSNKCGSVHGARWSGLNTSVAFGFLNFVLWAGNIWFVFKETGWHKGASRLAGGASEKQSGTFDQQPYNQGSFDQSGNSNTQENFDQPSEYSQVGGPTSYSNQM